The genomic window TGGGCTGAACGCTCAGTGGGGAGCGGTGAAGCTGTATCGCTCACATGGGTTTGGGGCGCTCGATCGCGGCATGACGATCTCGGCTCATGATGGCGCAGTACGCATTACTGATCTTTGGGTTCTGAATACTCCACAAGAGAAGACTGTGCGGGTTCTCTTTGATTTCCGTCCGAATGTACCTGAACTACGTTGTAGTGGTGATTGTCCCGGCGGTGCACCTGTCGCACCGAAATATGAAGTAATAAATCCGAGAAACGGTGAAGTCATGGACATCTCCGTTAAGCATGATGGATTGGTCGGGCGGCAGTCGTCGGTATTGATTACATGCGCCTCCGCAAAGCAATGGGAACTGGAAACCCCAGTGCTTTATCACCTTCGACTAACCATAAAAGGCTTCGACGGTCATACCGATACCCGCACGATCGCCTTCGGGTTCCGCTGGTTTGCGCCCTCCGGCCTTGGCACGCACGCCATCTTTCGGCTCAATGGACGGCGCATCAAGATCTATACCTCGATCTCGTGGGGATATTGGGGACTGAATGGGATGTTCCCTGTTCCTGAACTGGCTGAAAAAGAGGTGAAACAGGCCAAGAAGCTCAATCTGAACTGCCTGAACTTTCATCGCAACCTCGCCAAGGAAGAGGTGCTGCGCGTCCACGACCAGCTTGGCCTGCTGCGCTACATGGAGCCGGGAGCGGGCAAGATGGCCATTGGCAAACTGCCGTCGAATGTACAGGCCAATGCGGCTAGCATCGTGATGGAGAAGCCTGTCAGTGTGGCAGATAAATTCGCGCAGCGCTATATGTTCGTCAAATGCGTGGAGATGGTGAAGGCCTATCGTTCGCATCCCAGCGTGATTGAATATTGCCTGCAGAATGAGATTGGAGCCGATCTCAAAAATCCCGACACCATCGCCGTGCTGGAGGCCATGCGCGCCGAAGACCCCAGCCGCTGCATCGTGCTCAACGACGGCTTTGTGGCTCCTCCCAGACGCGCCGCGCAGGCCTGGTTTGAGCCGTATAACCCGAAGCTTCATCGTTCCGATGAGGAGCCGTGGGGAGGCTGGTGGAATCAGCACCAGGGAGCGGGAGACCAATGGTACGACGAGTTCTACAAGTCGCCTACCGAGTTCACGTACCGCTCGCCGGTCCATGCGCAGCTATCGGAGTTTGGCGAGATGGAAGGCTGCGCTACGCCGGACAATCACTCGCTGATGATCCATCAGATTACGGACACCTATAAGAAGTACGGCGGCGACAGCTACGACCTGAAAGATCATGAGGAGATCGTCGCGGCCTATGACAAATTTATCGACAGATGGAACTTCCGCGAGGCCTTTCCGGTTACCGAGCATCTTTGGCTCTCAATTGGCTCCAAGTGCTACGACACCTGGCAGAACTACCTTGAAAACGCCCGCATCTCCGATGACCTCGACTTCGCCGCGATCTCGGGCTGGGAGTCCACGGCGATTGAGAACCACTCGGGCATTGTGGACAACCTGCGTAACTTCAAGTCGGACCCCACGCCTATCTCAGGAACGCTGCTGCCGGTGCGCCCGGTGGCCAAGCAGCGGGCCATCTGCACACCGCTTGGTGAACGTGCTGTCTTTGATCTTTACCTGCTGAACGACACACCCAAGGCGGTCACTGGGATGCTTACCTTCACGATGATTACGCCCAGCGGCAGACGCACTGTGCTCACTTCCCTTCCCGCACCGCAGCATGTTCCTGATCAGTTCAGCTATCTGCTTCAGGAGGCCTTTGAAACGCCTGCGCTGAACGAGGAAGGACGCTACCAGTTCAGGTTTGCGTTGTCGTCTGAGCCGCTCTCTACCCAGAGCAAAGATATCTGGGTTGCCGATACGAAACATCGGCAGAAGAAACCGCTTTCGATCGCTGTCTCTGGCATCCCCCTTTCTTTGCGCGAACAACTGGCTGCTCTGCCCGATGTTACCGTTCACGATTTCACGGCTTGGCGCAGATACGATGCCATCGTCTCCAGCGGCATGACGGCCCATACGTCTTCTGAACAAAACGCAGGCGACACGACAGGGCTGGAGGCACAGCCCGGTGCAAAGAAAGCTATCCCCGGACGCAAGCTTGAGCCGGGCGAGGCAGTGGCCACGACTGAGCTTGGGACTCTTGCCGACGGAATTATCGAGGCCGTCCGCAAGGGGACACCTTTGTTCGCTATTCCTCAGGCCGATTCTCTTTCAGACGGCGTTGCGAAAGAACTGTCCGCTGCGGAAGCTTTTACCTATAACGGCACCGTAGGCGACTTCCGCGCTCCATGGATGGGCAACTGGTATTTTGTGCGGAAGCATCCGCTATACGAGGGGCTGCCGGTCGATCAGGTGATGGGCATCCACTACCAGGCAAAGGGCCGCCAGTCCAATGGATTACTCGTCGATGGAAAAGAGGTGGAGATCATTGCAGCCTACAGCCGCGATCACGACCGCAACATCGGGGCAGGCACCTTTACTACTCGATTGGGCTCGACGAAGGTTCTTTATCACCGTGTTCCGGAGCTTCAGCCTGTGATGCAACAACGCCTTCTCGCAAATGCATTGGCGTGGCTGACAACGTAGTGCTGGACCTTCGTTCTTGAATCCACAGGTTTCAGAGATGATTGATAACGCAGAAGAGGCAGCCCGAAGGCTGCCTCCTCTATTTCACAACAACGTTTCTTATTACTTCCGTGTCGTGCGACGATGAACCGGAGCAGCTGCCTTCTTCGGTTCAACGACCGCCGCATCGCTCATCACGATTACCACTGGACCAGGTGTTGCTCCGGGAGCAGCAGGTGCAGCAGCAGGGGCAGCAGGTGCAGCTGCGGGGGCAGGTGTGGTTGCCGTCGCCTCGGTAGACGGTGCAGGTGTTGCAGCAGCCTCACCAGCAGGTGCTACGCCGCCAACCGTGTAGGAGGCATAGGTACCGGACAGCGTGATCTTCGTTCCAGGCGTGGGAACCGTCTTCAGTGGCTCCTTCACGTTGAAGGTGAAGTCAGCCGTCTTTGACGCCACCGCATCGTCAGAGACCGATGCCTGAATGGAGGAATCCGTCGCGGCGACTACCGTGACATCCGGAAGTTGAACTGACTTGCCCTTGATCGTGTCCCAAACCTTGGCGGCATCTTCAGGCTTGCCGTTCTGGAGGATGAACTCCTTGTCGCTGATTGCCAGCGTCGAGAGATCAGGAGTGCTCGCGATCACCTGAGAAACAATGTCCGCAGGCGACGGCGCAGGCTTGATGGTGGCAGCCCAGGTCGGCGGTGGGAAAAGATTGGCTTGAACAGCCGTGGTCACAGCATCATAACCGTCCGCGTTGCCGTGATATTTCTTATAGCAATAGGTCGCTACCTTCAGGAACTCGGTCTTGTAGGGCTCCGGAGCAAAGGCCGCGGCACGCGATGCAAACCAAGTGCAGTTCAGATAATCGGGAGGCGTCGACTGGTAATACGCCAAGCCCAACTGATAGGTATCCTGCAAAACCGGCCCAGGAGTTGTGGTTGAAGCAGGAGGAGCTGCCTTCAACTCTTCGGCGTAGTTCGTGACCGCCGTCTTCGTGTCCTTTTTGCCGGCTGCGTCCTCTGCGATGGCACCATACAAGCCCGGAGTTACTCCTGTCTTCACTTTCTGGAAGTCCGCATCGCTCATATCCGCAGGCTTGGCGGCTGCCAGTGCCTTTTGCGCAAAACCAGCCGATGCATCAAGCTCTGTCTGCTTCGCCGCAGGATCTGTCGCCTTGTCCGCATCCTGCCTATGGAAATAACTCTCGAAAAACAATGCCACCAGATTATCTGGCTGCACCTGTAGCACGCGGTCTGCCGTGCTGAGGGTCTTGACGGGATCGAACGCGCTATAGGTCTGCATCAGCGTCTGCAAGGTAGCAGCCTTAACTGCCGACTGCGGATAAGTCGTCAGATAGGTCTCAAGCGCCGCGGCCTTTGCCTGGGGCGTCGTCTGTGAGATCGCATCGTTATAAGCCTTATATTCGGCAGGGGACATCTGAACCCCGCCACCGGATTGTGCACTGGCACCAGAATTATCCTGAGCATGCGCAACCATGCTTTGCCCACCAAGTGCAATGCTAGCAACTGCCAGGAGAGACGCAACGACTACCTTCTTCATTCCCATGCTCCTCGATAAGTCTTTTTTGTCTGTAACGTTTACCGGTGGTCCGGCCAAGTCTATACAACATAACCCACAACATGCGCCCTGGCGAATCCCAACGCATTCACCCATCATCATTCATTGGGGCTGATTTTACAGCCAGCTCCGCTGAAGTCCGAATTTTGCTTTCAAGGATGATGATGCGGATTATAGAAACGCCGTTGTACGCATGGCAAGTCCGCCCTTTGCCTTGCAGGCGATTCACCCTGAAAAACTTACGCCGGAAGTGCGTATCGAGATGTATTTCGGGGATCGCGCTCGGAGACTGGAAACGCCCTTAAAGATGTCCAACCTACCCATTCGTGGTATTACGGCCTTCTTATCCACAACCAGTAGTGTTGTGCCCGTTGATTCCGGCTTCTGCCAAGACTAAAGTTGAATCAGTCTTAATGACAGGGACGAGAACCTGATCGTAACTCCCCGCTCTCGTCACAGAGGTGCCTTTGCTCAAGCTCAAGAAAGTCCAGATCCTCGGCTTCAAATCATTCTGCGATCGCACTGAGGTCCAACTCTCAGGCGAAGGCATTGCTGCCATCGTCGGCCCTAACGGCTGCGGCAAATCGAATATCTCCGACGCCATCACATGGGTACTCGGCGAGCAGTCGGCGAAGTCTCTGCGCGGCATCAAGATGGAAGACGTCATCTTTGCCGGAACACGGGACCGTAAACCGACGGGCATGGCTGAGGTATCGCTCACGTTGGTCGATCCCGAGGTATATGACGGAGCGAGTTTGGGCGACGAGCCGGAGATCGCCATTGATGAGAACCTGCCTGGTGACTGGGACGAGGCTGGACTTCGCCAGCAGCACGCCGAGGAGACCGAAGACGCCGTAGCCGAGGCGCAACCGGGAACCGTCATTGAAGGTGAAGCTAAAGGGCCACAGATTGTTGCTGCCGCCACAGATGCCGATGCTGAAGCTTCTGCCGCCGCCAACAACGTCGTTCTTAAAATTCGCCGCCGCAAGTTTGGCCGAGCCCCAATTCGTGCCGGCGAACTCACGATTACACGGCGGCTGTTTCGGTCGGGCGACTCCGAATATCTTCTCAATGGCAAGATCTGCCGCCTCCGCGATATTCAGGACATCTTTATGGGTACCGGCCTGGGCGGCGAATCCTACGCCATCATCGGGCAGGAGCGTATCGGCCAATTGCTGAGCTCCAAGCCGCTGGACCGCCGCGGCATCATTGAAGAGGCGGCTGGCATCACCCGGTTCAAGACGAAGAAGCGGCTGGCAGAGCTTCGACTTGAATCTGCAAAGCAGAACCTCTCGCGCGTCAACGACATCTTCGACGAAGTGACACGGCAGATGACGACGCTCAAGCGCCAGGCCGCAAAGGCAGAGCGCTATGGAGCATTTCGAGACGAACTTCGCACAAGACTTCGCGTTGTGCTTGCCAGCCGCATGTCGCAGCTTGATGCAGAGCAGGCTGCCACGACGGAAAAAATCACAGCTTTGGCCACGCAGATCGATGCGCAGGCTGCCACGGTCGAGGAGATGGATGCTCAGCATAGCGAGGGCATCCGCACGGGCTATTCGCTCGACCAGCAGATCCGCGAGACCGGAGGACAGGCTAATCAGTCTGCGGTCGAACTCGAGCGTATCACTGCGCGTTCCGCAGCGAATGCCGACCGCATCGCCGAACTGACTGGCCGCCTTGCAACAGGCACTGACGATCTTGCGCAGGCTCGCGAACAGCTCGCCACGCTGAGTGGAGAGTTGGAGCAGCACCGCAGCTTTCTTGAAAATGCCACCGCCGAATCTACAGGATCGCGTGAGGCCGCACAGCTTCACCAGCAGCAGGCACAGGAAGCCGTGCGCTCCTTAGCCTCTGCCGAACAGCAGGCCGAGCAGAACCGCAGAACCACCATGCAATTAGTGCAACGCATCGGGCAAACGCGCAACGAGCAGTCACAAGCCGAGGCATCCCTGGCTGGACTGGATCGTGAAGCGGAGCGGCTACTCTCTGAGTCTGAAGTTGCGAGGCAGGAGCTTGAGACTCTTGGCCTTCAGCGCGGACAGGTTAAGCTGTCCTTCGAGTCTGTCACGGAGCGGCTCAAACGGCTCGAAGCCGAGATTGCCGATCTTCGTTTGCAGATCGAGGCCCGTCGCGCCGAGGAGTCGCAGAACAAACGTCGCGGCGACCAGCTTCGTGGAGAGGTGGCAAGCCTTGATGGACGGCGCAGCTCGCTTGAGGCGCTCATCCGCGAGCACAGCTATTCTACGGACACCGTCCGCAACATCTTCAAGCACAACGCCAGCAATCCGGGACTCAGCGGGACAACTCCCGTAGGCACACTTGCAGACTTTCTCGAAGTCGATGGGCAATACGAAAACGTCGTCGATGAGTTCCTTCGTGACGAGCTGAACTACATCGTCGTCAAGAGCTGGGATGCTGCCGATGCGGGCATGAACCTGCTCAAGACCGATGTCAGTGGACGCGCCACCTTCCTGGTTCACCCGAACGACGCACAGGCAAACTTTCCCTTCTCCGAAGGCATGACCAGCGCCGCCCAAACCAATACCGCAGGCATCGAGGGCGTTGTTCCGCTCAAGGATTGTGTGCGTGTTCTGGATGGCTTCGGCAGATCGCTGGAAGTCATCCTTCCCAAGCTTCGCGAGGGCTATGTCGCTCCCGACTCCTACACCGCACGATCGCTTGCACTATCGAACCCGCAGTCTTTCTTCCTCTCGCCCACTGGCGAAACCTTCCATAACGTCACCGTCACCGGCGGACGCCCACGCGCACAAGGACCATTGGCCCTGAAGCGCGAACTGACCGAGGTCCAGCAAAAGATCGAGAAGTCGGAGCAGGAGTTGGCGCAGACCGACCTGTTGACTGCCGATCTGCAACACCAGATCGCCGACCTCAACGCCACCATCGAGAACAAGACCAATGAGCGCCGCGAAGCTGAGCGGGAGTCCGCCAACTCCGGCGCAGCCCTGCGTCAGATGGAGACCGAGACCGCGCGCATTGAGCGACGCCTCGCGGACTGGTCGCTTACCAGTGAGCGCAATCGCGACGCGCGCAATCAGAAGTCGGATCTTATCTCTCGCCGCCAGCAGGAGGCCGCATCTTTCGAGGCCGAACACGCAACGCTGGAGGCTTCGCTATCCGATCTGCAGGCGCAGCTTGAAGAGCTCCGCGGCCAGCGGGAACAGTTGCAGCAGGCAGCGGCCGCAGCCTCAGCCGATCTTGCGGGACTCGAAGAGCGTCGCCGCAACGCCCAGGCCAACTTCGATCGGACAACCCGGCTCTACAACGGCCAGAACCAGCGCATTCAGCAGCTCGACCAGCAGCTTGCCTCTGCGGGATCGGAAAAGCTCCGCCGCGAGGAAGAGACTGCTGCTCTCGCTACACAGCACGCTGAGCTGACCGAACTTCGTGCCACAGCCGTAGCCGAAGTCGCACGCCTGGCTGAAGAGGCCAACGCTCTCCGCGCTGCCATGGCAGAGCTTGACGGACGGCTACGCACTCTGCGCCATGAAACGGAAGCACTCCGTGAACAGCGAGCAGGGCTGACTGCCCGCGCTGCGAAACTTGCCTCCGACATCGAGCACATCGAGGCCACTTGCCTCAATGACCTCGCGGTCGAAGCCGTATCTCTTCGCGAAGATGCAGGCATCGTCCGCATCGAAGGCGATGCTCTCGCCACTGAAGAAGAAGAGTCCCGCGCCCTGAAGCAA from Granulicella sp. L56 includes these protein-coding regions:
- a CDS encoding glycoside hydrolase; protein product: MLENKLSRRQFLQTTASTAAAASLLSALPAFAEPGKSATEAYPENGVLIPDEGWHLWIDEQAEWKNDAIFLPEDVRLDKLPVNAPTGGWEVLAPTTGKEVVLPTSVEQHFWGKFRDRSYTPDEYRYAADDPIPQNGAYFGVSWWYREIDIPASMRGKRIFLHIRGAHLRAEVYLNKKLVGYSIMEELPFECDLTNAADPGGLNIIAIRITNPFGRFDWVDGLNAQWGAVKLYRSHGFGALDRGMTISAHDGAVRITDLWVLNTPQEKTVRVLFDFRPNVPELRCSGDCPGGAPVAPKYEVINPRNGEVMDISVKHDGLVGRQSSVLITCASAKQWELETPVLYHLRLTIKGFDGHTDTRTIAFGFRWFAPSGLGTHAIFRLNGRRIKIYTSISWGYWGLNGMFPVPELAEKEVKQAKKLNLNCLNFHRNLAKEEVLRVHDQLGLLRYMEPGAGKMAIGKLPSNVQANAASIVMEKPVSVADKFAQRYMFVKCVEMVKAYRSHPSVIEYCLQNEIGADLKNPDTIAVLEAMRAEDPSRCIVLNDGFVAPPRRAAQAWFEPYNPKLHRSDEEPWGGWWNQHQGAGDQWYDEFYKSPTEFTYRSPVHAQLSEFGEMEGCATPDNHSLMIHQITDTYKKYGGDSYDLKDHEEIVAAYDKFIDRWNFREAFPVTEHLWLSIGSKCYDTWQNYLENARISDDLDFAAISGWESTAIENHSGIVDNLRNFKSDPTPISGTLLPVRPVAKQRAICTPLGERAVFDLYLLNDTPKAVTGMLTFTMITPSGRRTVLTSLPAPQHVPDQFSYLLQEAFETPALNEEGRYQFRFALSSEPLSTQSKDIWVADTKHRQKKPLSIAVSGIPLSLREQLAALPDVTVHDFTAWRRYDAIVSSGMTAHTSSEQNAGDTTGLEAQPGAKKAIPGRKLEPGEAVATTELGTLADGIIEAVRKGTPLFAIPQADSLSDGVAKELSAAEAFTYNGTVGDFRAPWMGNWYFVRKHPLYEGLPVDQVMGIHYQAKGRQSNGLLVDGKEVEIIAAYSRDHDRNIGAGTFTTRLGSTKVLYHRVPELQPVMQQRLLANALAWLTT
- the smc gene encoding chromosome segregation protein SMC, producing the protein MLKLKKVQILGFKSFCDRTEVQLSGEGIAAIVGPNGCGKSNISDAITWVLGEQSAKSLRGIKMEDVIFAGTRDRKPTGMAEVSLTLVDPEVYDGASLGDEPEIAIDENLPGDWDEAGLRQQHAEETEDAVAEAQPGTVIEGEAKGPQIVAAATDADAEASAAANNVVLKIRRRKFGRAPIRAGELTITRRLFRSGDSEYLLNGKICRLRDIQDIFMGTGLGGESYAIIGQERIGQLLSSKPLDRRGIIEEAAGITRFKTKKRLAELRLESAKQNLSRVNDIFDEVTRQMTTLKRQAAKAERYGAFRDELRTRLRVVLASRMSQLDAEQAATTEKITALATQIDAQAATVEEMDAQHSEGIRTGYSLDQQIRETGGQANQSAVELERITARSAANADRIAELTGRLATGTDDLAQAREQLATLSGELEQHRSFLENATAESTGSREAAQLHQQQAQEAVRSLASAEQQAEQNRRTTMQLVQRIGQTRNEQSQAEASLAGLDREAERLLSESEVARQELETLGLQRGQVKLSFESVTERLKRLEAEIADLRLQIEARRAEESQNKRRGDQLRGEVASLDGRRSSLEALIREHSYSTDTVRNIFKHNASNPGLSGTTPVGTLADFLEVDGQYENVVDEFLRDELNYIVVKSWDAADAGMNLLKTDVSGRATFLVHPNDAQANFPFSEGMTSAAQTNTAGIEGVVPLKDCVRVLDGFGRSLEVILPKLREGYVAPDSYTARSLALSNPQSFFLSPTGETFHNVTVTGGRPRAQGPLALKRELTEVQQKIEKSEQELAQTDLLTADLQHQIADLNATIENKTNERREAERESANSGAALRQMETETARIERRLADWSLTSERNRDARNQKSDLISRRQQEAASFEAEHATLEASLSDLQAQLEELRGQREQLQQAAAAASADLAGLEERRRNAQANFDRTTRLYNGQNQRIQQLDQQLASAGSEKLRREEETAALATQHAELTELRATAVAEVARLAEEANALRAAMAELDGRLRTLRHETEALREQRAGLTARAAKLASDIEHIEATCLNDLAVEAVSLREDAGIVRIEGDALATEEEESRALKQKLEAMGPVNMMALEEYNETTQRHGFLETQRKDLLDSIENTQASIKEIDDVSRLKFDEAFKIINENFGITFTKLFGGGQASMRLTDAENSAESGIDILASPPGKKLQNILLLSGGEKALTALSLLVGIFQFQPAPFCILDEVDAPLDETNVGRFAKLIADMSTTTQFVVITHSKRTMSQADVIYGVTMQEPGVSKIVSVNLNRRAVA